ATGGTGATATACCTTTCTTAACACTGTTCTTGCGAAATACTTAACATGTTTAGCGAAAATAGTATACATGTGACAAACGTCACCGTAACAGTAAGTAGGAGACATAACGATTTGATGCTTGTAGACAGAATGTTACCTGCTTCCTCTGGCGCGACCTGGCGGCGGACTCCCGGTTCTTGATcatccgccgctgcctcctctcaACCACCTTCTCCATAGCAGGAGGCTTCCTTCCCCTCAGACCACCGTTGAAAACGTACGGCACCGGTGATGGCGACAGGGAGGACAAATCCCCTCCTTCCATCTTGCCAAACCCGCTGGACGTAACCGGCCTCACCGGCGATACCGCCGAGGGCGCGGCACCACCTGCCTGACCGACAGCTCCCGACACCAACCCATTCCCGAACGACAGTGGTGGAGGCGCCAAGGGAGCAAACACATTGCCATGGGGAAATAGCATTGGCGGttgcggaggaggcggcggcggtggcgccgccacAGCCAACGGTGGTACGGGCGGTGGTGCCGTCATGTCCTCCCTCACCACGCCGGCGCGCACGAGGAACTCCTCCAACGTGATCTCCCCGAGcgtctgctgccgctgggccggcgggggcggcgcctcggcctgcgcggcggaggGCCCGCCGAAGCACATGATGTCGCGCCAGACCTCGTCGACGGTCTTCTGGCTGAGCGTGCGGGGGAGGGTGAGCGATCCCTGCCGCTGGATGGACGCCGCCCGCGCGGCGaggtccgccgcggccgcggacgccgccgacgcgttggcggcggcgacggcgtgcgtCTCCTCGGCCGTCCAGATGCTGCGGAGGAGCTCGTCCATGTTCATGGATCCGAAGTCCTTGCCCGCACCGCCGAGCGCGCTCTGGAACTCGTCGAACGTGAGCGAGTAGACCGACCCCTGCCGCGCGAGCGGCATCGGCGTCATCGGCTGCAggtgctccggctccggctgctgctgctgctgtggccgcCTCCCGCTTCCTCTGGGGAATTCCATCCCTGATTCGCCGTCGCCCACCAACCCGTGCTTCAAAACACCCGCTTCGCCCAGAGGCCGGAGCCGCCAATCGGATGAGCTCAGAGCAGGGGTTTGGCAGAGCAGCGACAAGAGCTGCTAGAATTAGCAAGGGAAATCCAGCGGATTAGGCGGGATTTGGAGGAGACCTGAGAGGGCGCGCGAGGTGGAAGACGCGCGTTGGTGGGTGCGGGAAGGCGTTGCGCGGCCACGGCAGCGAggcgaggcgaaggccaggGGGAGACGGGAATGGTGGACAGGTGTCGCCCCGGAGGAGCCGTGTGGAGGCGTTTAAAACGGCGCCGGGCCCCGAGGCCACGACGAAATCTCAACGAGTTAGGTGCGCGCCGGGTAATAAAGTACTCCACCTTCTACCCCTTCCGCCTCGCGCACCCGGCGCCCGTACACAGCCCTGCGGCGGCCTCAGATCTCGCGCGCTCCTGCCGGAGGGGATGGGAATCGAATTTCCGTGAAGGCCCACTTGTCAGTGTTCTGTAGGATCTGCTGGGTGCAACGTGCGGGTGGGGTAAAGGGTTTTTCAATCCCCGCTCGCCGGACCGAACATGGGGTGTGGTGGGCTCCGCCGGCTCCAGAGCGCGAAACGTGGCGGCCTCCGCACGACGCTGACGGCTGGCGACGCGACGGGCCACCCAATGGGGTCGCGCAAGGTGGGAGCATCCCGGCGCGCGCAGACAAACTGGTTGGACGGCCGGATCGGCGCCGGAGACCACCCCCGACCGGCCACCGCCCAAGCCCAtgacgcgacgcgacgcgagCCACCCCGACCCCTCCTCTGGTGGCTGTGGGCCGGGCTGCTTCCGCCGCGTTTCTCCGACGATCACCGACGACCGAGCACGCAGAGGCGCTGCGCCCCGGCCCGGCCTGGACAAGGGCCGAATCTCACTGCCCTGGCTGCACAAATGGATCAGGCTCACGTCGACGTCTGGCCGTCTGGGGTGATGTGATCAAGCCGACGCCTCAAGTTAAGTTTCGTCCAAAACACAGACACACGCGTGTCGTCGCCTCGAGAGAACTGTGATGCGGGGTTAGAGGCTCTGTTTGACATTACTGCCTGCTGCCGACGGCGCCTGCATGTTTCTTCTGATGCAACATCTCGTCAAGGAACCATTTCTTTAAGCTATCTAGACAGATGTTTGATGTTTCTTTAGGTGAGGCTGAGGCTCTATCTTGTGCCAACAAGTAATTTGGAGTTGTAAGAATTTAGGCGAGACTTTCTTTGTCGCTTCCCATTCGGGGTTCAGACGTCACCCTTATTACTTTCTTGTACTCCAGTCACCAAGCTCAGCCGCTTTTCTAAACGGAAAATTACAGAAGCGCTCTAGATTTCGTGAGCATTTTTTAATTGGATTTGGCcatttggggtttgattttgtCGACAAACTTCTATCGTGAAAATGATTGCCTTTCCTACGACCTTCCTACTACAATTTTGTTTCTTCCTACAAAAATCTGGACGTAAATTATTGCAAACATATCAAATGGCCCGTGACTGCACCTAGGACACCTGGTTGAGGCTGGTGATCCGGGCGCACTCGCGGCTGACGACGGCGGCCGTGGACGGGCAGCGGCCGACCACGACGTCGTAGCCGTCGGTCTAGCCCTCCATCACCTGCCAGAAGAGCCCACCCATGAAACTAACTCCATGCGTAGGGGTAGTGGAATCCTCTGCTAAAGAATAATACAAACATTTACCTCATAAATAATGTGCGTGCGCGCGCGTTTGTGTGTGGAGATTAAGAGACGGGCGGCGCCTGTTTTGTTGGAGGAATATGAAAGGATGTTCCAATGCCCCGACGCTGAATAATCATCATCACAATTCACAATTCACAAAGGGAGATTTTGCAAGGATTTGAATGCGTGACATGCGGACGGACGCGAACGCAGGATTATGGATCTGAATAAAGCTAGTGACCGACTCTGCATAAGCTAGGAAACTGAATTGCTTGCTCGATACAAAAGTTTGGCACCGGCGAAAACGTTGGCCAGCTCCATATCTGAAATCGTCACAAGGCTCAGAACTGAACCAGACAAGTTTCGAAAGAGAGGAGACAAAGAGCCGGCAACTCTAATATCTTTCTTTCAATACCGTGCCAATGCAAGTCCCTATGATTTGCATTACATGCTCAATTACAGGAATGATATACATCGAGCAGAATAAGTACCAGATCCACTTGGCTAGTTTTCCTCAACGATTTCAACTTCTGCTGTCCCGCATCAGTGATCGCATCGTGCGAACACTCTAACAGCTCCATTACCTCCACAGTACGAAGGCCAACTGGTTCTCCCAAATTTGAAGTTAAAAGTTCCATATCTGTTGGTTGACAAGAGCTGTAACGCTCATAAGAGACATACACTTCTAACATTAGCAATTAGTTCAAGAAAACAACAATTTAGTGGATAAGATTCAGAATAAACTATATGCAACTTGGAAACTAAGTGGAAGTTTTAGATGTTAAATTATATGAATGCTGAAGAAACTCACCAAATAGATCAAATTCCATTGCTGCACCCACAGCCACAAAAACTACGCCAGAACTAGGAACTAGCAGGCACGGTAGGTAAAGCAGCAGCTGAAGGGCTTGCCAGTCTTCACAACGGAGGATGCCTTCTTTTTTGCCCTCACACCACACTGATCTTCACTAGAAGAAATCGCACTTCGCATGTCTTCTGCTTTCTTCTGAGCAGAGCGGAGTTTGCCTAAAATTTTGTCCATTGATGATGATCTTTTCTTTTCAATCTTCATCTGAAGAAAAGGGGGTTAGATAATAATATGTTGATTTTAGTTTGTAATCTTCATGAAAAAAATAACAGAGGAAAAATTGGAACATTTTAGCAATTGTCATGTGGATCGCAAACAATACCTCCAATTTCCGTATAGCAGCCTCAGCTTTTGCTTTCTGTAGATTTTCCCAAGCAGTGATTTTTGCTTCCTCCCTTTTGCACCTTAACACAAAAACCAGGCCTCAAAAATCAAAATAGAAAACATAGCAGTTTTATAACATCACTATGAGCTACGTTAATAAATATTATCAAATGACACAAACATCTTTTGTGCTTTCCATTTTTGTATTACCACCTTGCcagccagaaaaaaaaaaagattagctCTTTATAGGTTGTTCTTCTGATGGAGTGGAGAAGCAGTTAACAATTTGGTATGTGCCATTAGCTATAGAATGAAATTGAGCAACTAGCACTTGAGCCGGCAAAATATTTCAAGTGCCACCTCAGTCCGCTATCTGCAGTGTATTCCATTTGACCCTGACTTCAAGGTATGCAACTTTCTCTGAACCTACATTACGATATGTTTCTTGCTTATCACTAATGACACAAGCACCTTATGAGCAGATCATATAAGAAGAGTCAAATCTACATTTAGCAGCACTCTCAGTTTGATGCAGGTATTACAGCCATACTAGCTTCACTTGAAGACTATTGAATCACCATATTCTTTTGCATTAGTTGAATTAAAAACTAGGCATCGGTGAAGATTGTTAGAAGGCACCATGGAAATGTAAACAACATCTTACTTTGACATGCaactttctctttctttttcatcaAAAGATGGAGCCCGAGTCTCCGtggtcttcttcctccattcaATAATATTTGCTGACCGCTTATCAGAGCCTCGTGTTACATGTCGCTTGGACCACCGGGTCACAGTTACTTGATCATCTACCTGCACGTCCCTGATTTCAGGTTTATGTGTATGACTATTTGCTTCTCTTAGCAGATGTCCTGAAGGCAGGCTAGAGCAGGAATGCCTCGCTTTTGAAGGGGATGATATTTTATCCTCAGGGCTCATCTGTGTAGCAACATCTTTTTTTATGATTGGACTGGAAATAACTGAAGTTGCTTCCTGCTGGCCTTGCAGTTTATCATCTGTGTTCAGGGTGGAAAGATGTTAAAATTGATTTTCCTCAATATCAAAAGAAAACTAACCAATAGATGTcccagagaaaaaaaatgaagctAGTCAACTAAATTATGCGTAACTTGTAGCATATAAAATGGCATAACCATTCTATTTTCGTTTTAAAATTTCTTCCTGCTTGCTCACAGCATGCAAGACAAAAGTATATGAATAGAGTGATTTTTTGGAAACAAACATCGACAAATGCTTCGGCTTTCCTAGGTTCCAAGCAGTGTCATAAAAAGTGGTACCTGCTGGATAGGATGGCTTAGTTTTTGGAAAAGTGGCTGTAAGTCCTCTATTACGCAGACAATGTCAAAAGTGAAGATGATATAATGAAACATATGGTGGAAACTAATTCTGCTATGTTCAAGTTCTCAAGCTCACCTCATAGAAACAACAATGAGCCAAAATTCAACACAGAAAACATCAAATGTTGAAGTACAATGGACGGGCATTTCTGCCAGCTTTGAAGAAGCAGGGTTAGTAACATCTTGCAGACTAGAAGGTGGATGTTTTCCAATTTCCCACTCTTGTGATGCATCTATTGGTTGGCAGTTTAATTGACACACCATGCAGTACACATGCAatcattttctttatcaatGTCTATGAATGGCCAGATAAAATACAAAGTAGTGGAAAGTTACATAGTGAAGGCTGCAGTGGCACTATATTGACCATATTTATTTTGAGAAATCCTTAACTAGGTATTGTAAAATTACTTTTGGAGTTGAACTTGTAGCAGTTGACTTTTCAACTTTCAACTTTAAACAAGTGAACTAGCCTATCCCGATGAATAGTTACTGATTCAGTACAAAACAAAACAGGTGTAAAGCACATGCCAACCAACAATGAATATTGGGATATAAAGATTGTACTAGACAAGCAACTTTACAGGTAGCTAAATCAAAATCAAGCATGCTCAACTGCTTGCAAATCCAAGGAATGAACTAGAACGAACAaaacagcaaaaggaaaaacaatGATGAAAGAAGAACAACTCATAAGGAAATGGGTACTGCCAGGAAAAGAATAAAACAAACCTCGTGTGGTTTCTTCTGAGATTGAATTAGCAAAAGCAGACGCCTCCATAAGCGTTTCTGTCCATGCATGTATGCTCGCCGACCTCAATATGTATGGCTCCTTCTCGGCAGAgtaggatctgctgctgccATCATCACCAGACCTGCCTCTTCCACTGCTGAAGTCACCAATGCGACCGTGCTCAGGTATGAGAACCCCAGCAGAGAAAGGTGAATGTACTGCATAATTAGCTGCCGCAAGAACACCATCAAAGCAGGGAACAAGCGGTGAAACAGCTGCATAAGCTCCTGGAACACCAGCTGGGTGGCCAAGTGGACCACTTTTCGACTTGGGACGTCTATGATGCGGAGCTGGTGCAGACATCCTTCCAACCCCATCGCAGGAAACCGGACTCAGGATCCACTTCTCTGCATCCTCCCATTTTGATGGCAGCTTCCTACCATTGTTAAAAGGAAGCACAACCCCACTGCCCCCATACCTCCTATTGCTGCCTGTACCCAGTGGCACACGTTCTGAACTCCAACCCTTAGAGTACTGCATGCTGCCCGCACAATGCCGATTGTAGTTCGGAGTCCCAGGGCTCGGGAATGTGCCTGTGCCTGTGCCTGATCTGCTCCGGGATGATGCCGTCGAGCTCTTGCTCATTCCTCCGACATTACCCCCAATCAAACACCTGGGCGAGAGCACTAGAAGCTCAATACCTCCACCACCGTTGAGCTCATgcgaggccggcggccgcgccagCCCAGACCCCTCTGACttaagccgccgccgctgcttctgGCACTCTACCAAACAGACAAACAGATTCAACCATCAATAAGCAATCACTTCCACGAGTTCACCTCAAGACATCTAACACTAATAAACGGGATTACCCCTTAGCGAGTAGGCGAATGAATCATTGGATGCCTCCGCCTCTTCCTCCGACCCGGCCGAGGTCGCGCCGCCCTCTTCCTCGTCTGCGCGAGAGAGCGGTTAGAACGCACGGCGACAAAAATGCAGCAGCGTGCGAGCACTGGGATTTGAGCTGTGCGAACGGCACGCACCTGGCGCAGCCGTTCCCCGCGTGGCgtagccgctgccgctgctggggAGGGGCAGCAgagcggaggcgggcggcggatcTGGATCGGCCGCGCCGCGTGTCCccaccggctgctgctgctgctgcagaaaGCGCCAACGGCAAAGGCGTCACGTCACCGCACGGCAGCAAAGACGAAACGAGACGgtgagcgcggccgcggcggctcacggtgggccgcgcccgcgccccacGACGAGCGGAGTGGAGCGGCGCGCGCGATCCTGTAGCCTGTAGGCCGCCGGAACCGACCAAAAGAGCAATGATAGTAAAGCGACGAGGCGAGAGAAGTGCGCGCAGGCTCCGCTTTTGCTTCGTTCGTTCGAAATCCGCTCCGCTGATTTGGCTTTATGCCTTTGCTTAGCGGGAGGGTTTGGAGCGGACGCCATCGCCAACCTCGGATCCCATGTGGGTTAGGAGACAAGCGCGCGTTTGGAATTTTGGATTTGGATCTATTGACTTCTACTGCGCCCTCATCTACTTGGCAAATAGTTTAGCTTATAATTAATCGAGACTCGCCATGCCGAGACCATGTGGAGGTTAAGTGGGAACTGAAtgcaggagggagggagggagggagagaggttttactgcggcgccggcgggtcgcctccgcctcggcggcggcggctgctgcttcttgcggcggcgctcgggcggcGGCTTGGTCGCGCCTCCGTGGCCTCCGGCGGCGGGGAACCCTAGCGCGGGCTCCGGGCGGGGCATGCTCGGGCGCGCGGTCGCATTCCCCGAGGAAGGAGACGACGTCAGTGGGGGGCAGGCAGCGGAGTggagcgggcgcggcgggggttTCGCGGGATTAAAAATGGACGCGGCCGCgggcctcttttttttttgcgatcaCGCGGGCCTCGATCCCCCTCCTCCACATTTCCACAGTTCACATTCCCTCGCAAGCCTTGCTACCTTCGTTTTGGCGTGccccgtgccgtgccgtgcctgcAGAGTGCTCAGTGCCCGTGCCTGCAGAGTGCTCAGTGCCTACGCGAGGGCGCACAGGGCCT
This window of the Panicum virgatum strain AP13 chromosome 1K, P.virgatum_v5, whole genome shotgun sequence genome carries:
- the LOC120642882 gene encoding uncharacterized protein LOC120642882 isoform X2 — translated: MPRPEPALGFPAAGGHGGATKPPPERRRKKQQPPPPRRRRPAGAAQQQPVGTRGAADPDPPPASALLPLPSSGSGYATRGTAAPDEEEGGATSAGSEEEAEASNDSFAYSLRECQKQRRRLKSEGSGLARPPASHELNGGGGIELLVLSPRCLIGGNVGGMSKSSTASSRSRSGTGTGTFPSPGTPNYNRHCAGSMQYSKGWSSERVPLGTGSNRRYGGSGVVLPFNNGRKLPSKWEDAEKWILSPVSCDGVGRMSAPAPHHRRPKSKSGPLGHPAGVPGAYAAVSPLVPCFDGVLAAANYAVHSPFSAGVLIPEHGRIGDFSSGRGRSGDDGSSRSYSAEKEPYILRSASIHAWTETLMEASAFANSISEETTRDDKLQGQQEATSVISSPIIKKDVATQMSPEDKISSPSKARHSCSSLPSGHLLREANSHTHKPEIRDVQVDDQVTVTRWSKRHVTRGSDKRSANIIEWRKKTTETRAPSFDEKERESCMSKCKREEAKITAWENLQKAKAEAAIRKLEMKIEKKRSSSMDKILGKLRSAQKKAEDMRSAISSSEDQCGVRAKKKASSVVKTGKPFSCCFTYRAC
- the LOC120642882 gene encoding uncharacterized protein LOC120642882 isoform X1, whose protein sequence is MPRPEPALGFPAAGGHGGATKPPPERRRKKQQPPPPRRRRPAGAAQQQQPVGTRGAADPDPPPASALLPLPSSGSGYATRGTAAPDEEEGGATSAGSEEEAEASNDSFAYSLRECQKQRRRLKSEGSGLARPPASHELNGGGGIELLVLSPRCLIGGNVGGMSKSSTASSRSRSGTGTGTFPSPGTPNYNRHCAGSMQYSKGWSSERVPLGTGSNRRYGGSGVVLPFNNGRKLPSKWEDAEKWILSPVSCDGVGRMSAPAPHHRRPKSKSGPLGHPAGVPGAYAAVSPLVPCFDGVLAAANYAVHSPFSAGVLIPEHGRIGDFSSGRGRSGDDGSSRSYSAEKEPYILRSASIHAWTETLMEASAFANSISEETTRDDKLQGQQEATSVISSPIIKKDVATQMSPEDKISSPSKARHSCSSLPSGHLLREANSHTHKPEIRDVQVDDQVTVTRWSKRHVTRGSDKRSANIIEWRKKTTETRAPSFDEKERESCMSKCKREEAKITAWENLQKAKAEAAIRKLEMKIEKKRSSSMDKILGKLRSAQKKAEDMRSAISSSEDQCGVRAKKKASSVVKTGKPFSCCFTYRAC
- the LOC120642903 gene encoding bZIP transcription factor 23-like → MEFPRGSGRRPQQQQQPEPEHLQPMTPMPLARQGSVYSLTFDEFQSALGGAGKDFGSMNMDELLRSIWTAEETHAVAAANASAASAAAADLAARAASIQRQGSLTLPRTLSQKTVDEVWRDIMCFGGPSAAQAEAPPPPAQRQQTLGEITLEEFLVRAGVVREDMTAPPPVPPLAVAAPPPPPPPQPPMLFPHGNVFAPLAPPPLSFGNGLVSGAVGQAGGAAPSAVSPVRPVTSSGFGKMEGGDLSSLSPSPVPYVFNGGLRGRKPPAMEKVVERRQRRMIKNRESAARSRQRKQAYMMELEAEVAKLKELNEELQKKQIEMLEKEKNEVLERMSRQVEPTAKRICLRRTLTGPW